The Megachile rotundata isolate GNS110a chromosome 6, iyMegRotu1, whole genome shotgun sequence nucleotide sequence AACTAGTTGGAGTTAATGTTAAAAAGTAAGTTTCTTAATAATGAATACTAATAGTATCTTTTGAGTTGTAATCTTAATTTTCCTATTTATAGCGATATTTGGAAACTGGGTAGAGACTTTAAGGAATTTCCAGCGAGTAAAGTTgtagaaaataattgtatagaTTGTGGTACATTTGCAAATGCAGTATTAAATCGATCTTGTCGTTGGAGTTTACAGAAATTAACTGAATATGTGGTTAGTTTTTATAaagtaacttaaaataaaactatagtacaatatatatataattaaaagcaTTATTCCTTTAAATAaaccaaattttcattttatcattttagctAAAGAAAGAGCTAGACAAGAATCCAAAAGTAAGGAAAAGTAAATGGCACATACATCCTCTAAATAAAGACCAAAAAATGTATGCTGCAACAGATGCCTATGTATGTCTCTTTTTAATATCACtgcttttatgtaattttatttttatgtatactgatatttttattttttaaaacaggTTTCATGGCTCTTATACATTACCATacaagaaaaattgaatttacaaaAAACTGAAGATAGCATAAGTTCGAGTTAatcaatatacaataatatacaaa carries:
- the WRNexo gene encoding WRN RecQ like helicase, which encodes MSDLPIISFKGRINYVSDFDACAMICDNIIKELDNYDSDIVPVGFDLEWPFSFQTGSGKTALVQICLNKNVCHLLHIYSLKKLPAALVILLTHPKVKLVGVNVKNDIWKLGRDFKEFPASKVVENNCIDCGTFANAVLNRSCRWSLQKLTEYVLKKELDKNPKVRKSKWHIHPLNKDQKMYAATDAYVSWLLYITIQEKLNLQKTEDSISSS